One region of Sylvia atricapilla isolate bSylAtr1 chromosome Z, bSylAtr1.pri, whole genome shotgun sequence genomic DNA includes:
- the LOC136373580 gene encoding C1GALT1-specific chaperone 1-like, whose amino-acid sequence MISESSSFIKGVVLGGAFCMLVTLLGHIKVGHGTKAHHHEHHHIQAPNKEDVLNLSEGERVELSKSIRVYCIILVKPKDLGHWAAARETWSKHCDKAEFYSSENVKVFDSVAVNANDMWVMMRKAYKITYERYKDEFSWFFLAYPTTFAIIENLKYFLLKKDPSQPFYIGHTVKSGDLEYVDGEGGIVLSIESLRRLSLVLGDPDKCPEQGGVIWKLAEDKQLAICLKYTGVFAENAEDSEGKDVFNTKSVGALIKEAMSTHPQQVVDGCCSDMAITFSGLAPNHMHVMMYGVYRLRPYGHSYRDALVFLPPPGSDND is encoded by the coding sequence ATGATTTCTGAAAGCAGCTCCTTCATCAAGGGTGTGGTGCTCGGAGGAGCCTTCTGTATGTTGGTTACACTCCTCGGACACATTAAGGTGGGCCATGGGACCAAAGCACATCACCACGAGCATCATCACATCCAGGCTCCCAACAAGGAAGATGTCTTAAACCTTTCAGAAGGTGAACGCGTGGAGCTTAGCAAAAGCATCCGTGTTTACTGTATCATCCTTGTCAAACCAAAAGATCTGGGGCATTGGGCTGCAGCAAGGGAGACCTGGAGCAAGCACTGTGACAAGGCAGAATTCTACAGCTCAGAAAATGTCAAAGTGTTCGATTCTGTAGCTGTCAATGCAAATGATATGTGGGTGATGATGCGGAAGGCTTACAAGATAACATATGAACGCTATAAGGATGAATTCAGCTGGTTCTTCCTCGCATATCCAACAACATTTGCTATAATTGAAAATCTCAAGTATTTCTTGCTGAAAAAAGACCCCTCACAGCCTTTTTACATAGGCCACACTGTGAAATCTGGTGACCTCGAGTATGTAGATGGCGAGGGAGGAATTGTCTTAAGCATTGAGTCACTGAGACGACTCTCCCTCGTTCTTGGAGACCCTGACAAGTGTCCAGAGCAGGGAGGTGTGATTTGGAAACTCGCAGAGGACAAACAGCTGGCAATCTGCCTGAAGTACACCGGCGTGTTTGCTGAAAACGCCGAAGATTCGGAAGGGAAAGACGTCTTTAACACCAAATCCGTCGGGGCCCTCATCAAGGAGGCCATGTCCACACACCCGCAGCAGGTGGTGGACGGCTGCTGCTCCGACATGGCCATCACCTTCAGCGGGCTGGCCCCCAACCACATGCACGTGATGATGTACGGGGTGTACAGGCTCAGGCCCTATGGCCACTCGTACAGGGATGCCCTGGTCTTCCTTCCCCCGCCAGGCTCAGACAATGACTGA